Proteins encoded within one genomic window of Aspergillus nidulans FGSC A4 chromosome VII:
- the cox10 gene encoding protoheme IX farnesyltransferase (transcript_id=CADANIAT00008365), giving the protein MILRSSLGRLGVARESPLCLQCLNRSRPSFPAVNKLASISRLQSTVAGQSPSSSVNKTYFSSHKGDSHLTPQPSLFTSLSPSNSPSQLNRGHSTPSTSPELSELPHRRRKRLKEAAAQNNGAEPVIPPDASAQLSNFSSTLPKTSLRRKLAAFFALTKPRLSFLVLLSTTSAYGIYPVSSILALDPTIAPLPTLSTSTLTFLYLTTGTFLSACSANTLNMIFEPKYDAQMSRTRNRPLVRGLVTRRAAVFFAIATAAVGLGLLYFGTNPTVTGLSAANIALYAFVYTPLKRMHVINTWIGAIVGGIPPMMGWVAAAGQGATTGHDTWRDMLFGENSLGGWLLGGILFAWQFPHFNALSHTIREEYKGAGYKMLCWTNPARNARVALRYSVLMFPLSIGLWWAGIVGHGFLVSSTVANGWLTKEAYGFWKHQGANGTARGLFWASIWQLPILLVGALVTKKGLWDGVWGGIFGQPIEDDDDDYVYYEEVSPGKTINQSPTSPSSPVV; this is encoded by the coding sequence ATGATCCTCCGGTCTTCTCTCGGGAGGTTAGGAGTGGCTCGAGAGTCGCCCTTATGTTTACAATGCCTCAACCGCAGCCGGCCTTCTTTCCCCGcagtcaacaagctcgcTTCGATCTCGCGGTTACAATCTACTGTTGCTGGGCAAtcaccgtcttcttctgtgaACAAGACGTATTTTTCCTCGCATAAGGGTGACAGTCATCTGACTCCACAACCATCTCTTTTCACGTCGCTTTCTCCTAGCAATTCTCCCAGCCAGCTGAATCGTGGACATTCAACGCCCAGCACATCACCGGAGCTGTCGGAGTTGCCTCATCGCCGAAGAAAGCGGTTAAAGGAAGCGGCAGCACAAAACAATGGCGCCGAACCAGTGATTCCACCAGATGCCTCCGCGCAACTGTCGAATTTCTCTTCAACGCTCCCCAAAACGTCACTGCGCCGCAAGTtggccgccttcttcgcgCTCACTAAACCCCGTCTCTCCTTCTTGGTCCTGCTCTCGACAACTTCGGCATATGGGATATACCCGGTATCCTCTATCCTTGCTCTCGATCCTACAATCGCGCCGCTTCCTACCCTTTCTACCTCCACCTTGACATTCCTTTACTTGACGACCGGGACATTCCTCTCGGCCTGTAGCGCCAACACTTTGAACATGATTTTCGAACCGAAATATGACGCCCAAATGTCACGGACGCGCAACAGGCCTCTGGTCCGTGGTCTCGTCACCCGACGTGCGGCCGTATTCTTTGCCATTGCAACGGCCGCCGTGGGGTTGGGTCTGCTATACTTCGGAACAAACCCCACGGTAACTGGACTGTCCGCCGCTAATATCGCGCTCTACGCGTTTGTATATACGCCACTGAAGCGAATGCATGTGATAAATACTTGGATTGGTGCTATCGTGGGTGGTATTCCTCCAATGATGGGTTGggttgcagcagcagggcaaGGAGCAACAACGGGACATGACACCTGGAGGGACATGCTTTTCGGCGAAAACAGTCTCGGCGGCTGGCTTCTTGGGGGGATCCTCTTTGCCTGGCAATTTCCTCATTTCAACGCTTTATCGCACACCATCCGCGAGGAATACAAGGGAGCCGGATACAAGATGCTTTGTTGGACAAACCCAGCGCGCAACGCTCGCGTCGCCCTGCGCTACTCAGTCCTCATGTTTCCTCTCTCCATTGGTCTCTGGTGGGCAGGGATTGTAGGACATGGCTTCTTAGTTAGCAGCACTGTTGCCAACGGCTGGTTGACGAAAGAGGCTTACGGATTCTGGAAGCACCAGGGTGCCAATGGTACTGCTAGAGGCTTGTTCTGGGCCAGTATCTGGCAATTGCCAATCCTCCTTGTTGGAGCTCTCGTCACGAAGAAGGGCCTTTGGGACGGTGTCTGGGGAGGCATCTTTGGCCAGCCGattgaagacgacgacgatgattaCGTATACTATGAGGAGGTTTCTCCCGGGAAAACTATTAACCAGAGCCCTACCAGTCCCTCAAGCCCGGTTGTTTGA